Proteins encoded in a region of the Pseudothermotoga elfii DSM 9442 = NBRC 107921 genome:
- a CDS encoding RNA polymerase sigma factor codes for MRDEEFLRGLKRGENWAYRILYNEYAGRIGSVARTYLGADDVDDVVQEVILRIFKGIKRFKGDSKLSTWIYKISVNVCKDYLARYKRRNEILTDFAEDEEGSLPHPVSESNTFLETAGEIEYERIMELIEKLSPEDRLLIKLRDIDGLSYEEISQVIDKPVGSVKSSLHYARKRLRKLLEGANE; via the coding sequence TCCTCAGAGGACTCAAGCGCGGAGAGAATTGGGCATACAGAATACTTTACAACGAATATGCAGGAAGGATTGGCAGTGTTGCAAGAACTTACCTTGGAGCAGATGATGTTGACGATGTCGTGCAAGAGGTGATTCTGAGGATTTTTAAAGGAATAAAAAGATTCAAAGGAGATTCGAAGTTATCAACATGGATTTACAAGATTTCAGTAAATGTTTGCAAAGATTACCTTGCACGTTACAAGAGAAGGAATGAAATACTCACCGATTTTGCAGAAGACGAAGAAGGTTCACTACCACATCCTGTTTCTGAATCAAATACTTTCCTTGAGACCGCAGGAGAAATCGAGTATGAGAGAATTATGGAGTTAATAGAGAAGCTTTCGCCTGAGGATAGATTGCTTATCAAACTTAGAGATATAGACGGTTTGAGTTATGAGGAAATTAGTCAAGTAATTGATAAACCTGTAGGAAGTGTTAAAAGCAGCTTGCACTATGCTCGTAAGAGGTTGAGGAAGTTGCTTGAGGGGGCGAATGAATGA